From Rubripirellula reticaptiva, the proteins below share one genomic window:
- a CDS encoding fructose-bisphosphatase class III gives MPNPSDKSLTVLRPLAERFPNVDSAMAEIARLAAIRTLPKGAIHVISDIHGEDQKLRHVINNASGSLRPLVEKMFGDHMDADEFRDFLTLIFYPPEVIKVLRQKPFTDEELRSYATTTLRNLFELVRVLAAGYSLKRAIGIFPVEYRELFSEMLHEPTTSRRQEFISAIVNELANRDRVWNLIHVTGRLVRNLAIYELIIGGDCWDRGPRGDRVVDYLRQQPNVSFVWGNHDVAWLGAHLGHPALICNVLRVSLRYRRITQIDEGYSIPLTSLEHLAQNVYGDDPAVHFMPKSTGLRSMEMVARMQKAAAVMQFKLEGQMLQRRPEWELDHRRLLHLIDYDNGSIDLGGTQYPLRDTYFPTIDPKNPYQLSAEEELCLKGLRHSFVSSQKLGEQMRWLVSHGAMYLIRDNHLIFHACLPVDEDGEFLSMQIGGESVKGRDMLVALEKLLVRVMDRPEEADLDILWYLWSGPCSPLFGKDRIATFERDFIADKASHHETKNPYFALIHEEWFCDKVLAEFDVDTKMGIIVNGHVPVKVDEGESPLKKSGKAVTIDGAFSEAYGDRGYTMVMEAERTFLALHHQFESVEAAVRDGVDIIPSLTDIRIWDTPRRNADTELGTHFSFQIDLLEQLIEAYRNNEIAQAALSSGARLV, from the coding sequence ATGCCCAATCCTTCTGACAAGTCACTAACCGTTCTCCGACCGCTCGCCGAGCGGTTTCCGAATGTCGATTCTGCGATGGCCGAAATCGCTAGGCTCGCGGCCATCCGGACTCTGCCCAAGGGCGCCATCCATGTGATCAGCGATATTCACGGCGAGGATCAGAAACTGCGCCACGTGATCAACAACGCTTCGGGATCATTACGGCCTCTGGTCGAGAAAATGTTCGGCGACCACATGGACGCCGACGAGTTTCGCGATTTTCTTACACTGATTTTTTATCCTCCGGAGGTCATCAAAGTCCTGCGGCAGAAGCCGTTCACCGACGAGGAATTACGATCGTATGCGACGACGACGCTTCGAAATCTCTTCGAACTTGTTCGCGTACTCGCAGCCGGGTACAGCCTAAAGCGAGCTATCGGAATTTTTCCGGTGGAGTATCGCGAGTTGTTCTCCGAAATGTTGCATGAACCGACCACGTCGCGTCGTCAGGAATTCATTTCGGCGATCGTCAATGAACTTGCCAACCGCGACCGTGTTTGGAACCTGATCCACGTTACCGGGCGGTTGGTCCGTAACCTTGCCATCTACGAATTGATTATCGGCGGCGACTGTTGGGATCGCGGTCCACGTGGTGATCGCGTCGTGGATTATCTGCGTCAACAGCCAAATGTTTCGTTTGTCTGGGGCAACCACGATGTCGCGTGGCTTGGAGCCCATCTTGGGCATCCGGCACTGATCTGCAACGTGTTGCGAGTGTCGCTGCGTTACCGCCGGATCACGCAGATCGACGAAGGCTATAGCATTCCGCTGACTTCACTCGAGCATCTCGCGCAAAACGTTTACGGTGACGACCCCGCCGTGCACTTCATGCCAAAGAGCACCGGACTGCGTTCGATGGAGATGGTCGCACGGATGCAAAAGGCCGCGGCCGTGATGCAGTTTAAGCTCGAAGGCCAAATGTTGCAGCGTCGCCCCGAATGGGAACTGGATCACCGGCGTCTGTTGCACTTGATCGACTATGACAACGGATCGATCGATTTGGGCGGCACACAATATCCGCTGCGTGACACATATTTCCCTACCATCGATCCGAAAAATCCGTACCAGCTTTCCGCCGAAGAAGAACTTTGTCTAAAAGGCCTCCGGCACTCCTTTGTCAGCAGCCAAAAGCTAGGCGAGCAGATGCGGTGGCTTGTCAGCCATGGGGCGATGTATTTGATTCGTGACAATCACTTGATTTTTCACGCCTGTTTGCCGGTCGACGAAGACGGCGAATTTCTGTCCATGCAGATCGGTGGCGAATCAGTCAAGGGACGCGACATGCTGGTAGCCCTTGAAAAGCTGCTCGTCCGAGTCATGGATCGTCCCGAAGAAGCCGACTTGGACATTCTTTGGTATCTGTGGAGCGGTCCTTGTTCGCCGCTGTTTGGTAAGGACCGCATTGCGACATTCGAACGTGACTTCATTGCCGACAAGGCGTCACATCATGAGACGAAGAACCCCTACTTTGCCTTGATTCACGAAGAATGGTTCTGTGACAAGGTGCTCGCCGAATTCGACGTCGATACGAAAATGGGGATCATCGTCAATGGGCACGTGCCAGTCAAAGTCGACGAAGGCGAAAGCCCGCTGAAGAAGAGTGGCAAAGCGGTCACGATCGATGGAGCTTTTTCAGAAGCCTACGGTGACCGAGGTTACACGATGGTGATGGAAGCTGAGCGTACATTCCTGGCTCTACATCACCAGTTCGAATCGGTCGAAGCTGCTGTTCGCGACGGCGTCGACATCATTCCTAGCTTGACCGACATTCGGATTTGGGACACGCCGCGGCGAAACGCCGACACCGAACTGGGAACGCATTTCAGTTTCCAGATTGATTTGCTGGAACAATTGATCGAGGCCTACCGCAACAACGAAATCGCTCAGGCCGCGTTATCGTCCGGCGCACGTTTGGTGTGA
- a CDS encoding family 43 glycosylhydrolase has translation MKRTSIELSFAAALFAVTSLAAVAEDRPIGTVTISYSDLSGIGAEEGVMRRDPSDIVKVDGIYYVWYSKGKISPGYDATIWCATSSDGHKWTEKGMALAKGEAGTWEGASVFTPNILVAEDRYWLFYTGTSRTFGKGFNPDSKIGIAVSDSPDGPWERLATNPALRNSDNADDFDSHLIDDACLLVRDGRYWFYYKGRQLGKSPAQTQMGVAIADKPEGPYVKYENNPVIPGNHEVMVWPQDSGVAAMIGTTGPKPITRSILYSDDGFHFSKTHNIIAVPTAAGAYRPEAFTQSGKGKHIEWGVHIGKQKGFLPFVERFDVKVEESLSDSPDR, from the coding sequence ATGAAACGTACATCCATCGAACTATCATTTGCCGCTGCTCTGTTTGCAGTGACTTCCCTGGCCGCGGTTGCGGAAGATAGGCCCATCGGTACGGTAACAATTTCGTATAGCGATCTGTCGGGCATTGGTGCCGAAGAAGGCGTGATGCGGCGTGACCCAAGCGACATCGTCAAGGTCGACGGTATCTATTACGTCTGGTACTCGAAAGGCAAGATCTCGCCGGGTTACGATGCAACCATTTGGTGCGCGACATCGTCAGATGGCCACAAGTGGACCGAAAAAGGAATGGCACTCGCCAAAGGCGAAGCCGGAACGTGGGAAGGCGCGAGCGTGTTCACGCCGAACATTCTGGTTGCCGAGGATCGTTACTGGTTGTTCTATACCGGGACGTCGAGAACGTTTGGCAAAGGATTCAATCCAGATTCAAAAATCGGAATCGCGGTATCGGATTCACCTGATGGACCTTGGGAACGTCTTGCGACCAATCCGGCTTTACGGAATAGCGACAACGCAGACGACTTTGACAGCCACTTGATCGACGATGCCTGCCTGTTGGTTCGTGATGGAAGATACTGGTTCTATTATAAGGGCCGCCAGTTGGGAAAAAGTCCCGCTCAAACTCAGATGGGCGTCGCCATCGCGGACAAGCCCGAAGGGCCATACGTGAAGTATGAAAACAACCCCGTCATTCCAGGCAACCATGAAGTGATGGTTTGGCCACAGGACTCAGGAGTGGCCGCGATGATTGGCACCACTGGCCCGAAACCGATTACGCGTTCGATCCTTTACTCGGACGACGGTTTCCATTTCTCGAAGACTCACAACATCATCGCGGTTCCGACAGCAGCCGGCGCCTATCGCCCGGAAGCTTTCACACAGAGCGGCAAAGGAAAGCATATCGAGTGGGGTGTGCATATCGGCAAGCAAAAAGGATTCCTGCCGTTCGTCGAGCGTTTTGACGTTAAAGTTGAAGAGTCATTGTCGGACTCGCCTGATCGATGA
- a CDS encoding tetratricopeptide repeat protein: MNHRGQCPACHRVVEIESEDLPSSVRCDCGTKLIALCAASMAELPFHCDACGVSFVVEPGDVGDLITCDCGAKIEVLDAVMRAPMKAVERSDQFECGAAPRTANDPKLMGDSDPVSAKSNVDEEDLFREAKTSGRRTNWLPVAGMAAVIGFFLFSVGAFVLSRRANDLDDQNNKSRQPAATTKSTPPLADQKLDRRLLAKLLVEVPDPQTESSRGIESSNIASLVGSATDTKKRVSKDEIATRQRRSPYGGPVAKRNVQLPKAGLPRPRIEEVPVDRPRLALEAAYRDMFESYEVLGAFDEKEKADLSDDYRKTLGETLFLCRHAFQIAQAEKDQTKVNELTYLLAYLSYTAGQVIEASIYGEMAARWGSPRDAATREAAMIAIAACQEANACHWGIADKLGELDQQRMVAEIVQQRWPDNDQLDAIWMHLAQSYFAFGKPRLAAETFLKIKNGSDQFESAQLAAGNAYWSYFIDQASATDPAPKEMVSLLKLAEKHLRVAVTLMQQKKGASPTTNLVSAKLLLSKAAERLGKEGEALRWLEAGPMAVTRTITTESKKRRGKVQIDKRTADAVFDTLYRIKVSSGKWNEAYQSLVKLDAKSHPEIGSRYTAIAKGLIKNVEQTGTVSEAQVGLLRKLFDAVAKHDAERSDSMQVWVGQSWATVGTKADSDKLSNACLQNAERAFENAMNQPDFPESSRLTVTLLRADLFQRSGNPMASLEMIREVLKTSPNAVTLQVRAAKLLQEIAFEQDNVGGILEAINGPPKLPANGESSPIWGWVKVSNVLHQLSYSDNATDEHKTLSHEANYHLARCQWLLAKLTQDSSQRESQFRKLKSQLSRRITLSGTDPGQGDVWQVGLESLLEKIE; this comes from the coding sequence ATGAATCATCGTGGACAGTGTCCCGCATGCCACAGGGTTGTTGAAATTGAATCCGAGGATCTGCCAAGTTCGGTCCGCTGTGATTGTGGGACCAAGTTGATCGCGCTGTGTGCCGCCAGCATGGCGGAATTGCCGTTTCACTGTGATGCGTGCGGTGTGTCCTTCGTGGTCGAACCCGGCGACGTTGGCGATCTGATCACTTGCGATTGTGGTGCAAAGATCGAAGTTCTCGACGCTGTGATGCGTGCTCCGATGAAGGCGGTGGAGCGTTCCGATCAATTCGAATGTGGGGCGGCACCTAGGACCGCGAACGATCCGAAGCTTATGGGCGATAGCGATCCTGTGTCGGCAAAGTCGAACGTTGATGAGGAGGATCTCTTTCGCGAGGCAAAGACGTCTGGACGCCGAACGAATTGGTTGCCGGTCGCAGGCATGGCTGCGGTGATTGGCTTTTTTCTGTTCTCTGTCGGCGCATTTGTTCTCAGTCGACGAGCAAATGATCTAGATGATCAAAACAACAAATCGAGGCAACCTGCAGCGACTACGAAATCAACACCGCCATTGGCCGACCAGAAGCTAGACCGACGCTTGTTGGCAAAGCTGCTTGTCGAAGTTCCTGATCCCCAAACAGAATCGAGCCGCGGAATTGAATCGTCAAACATCGCGAGTCTGGTGGGGTCGGCGACTGATACAAAGAAACGTGTGTCGAAAGACGAGATCGCAACGCGGCAACGGCGTTCGCCCTACGGTGGTCCCGTAGCGAAACGCAACGTTCAGCTACCGAAAGCCGGCTTACCGCGCCCGCGTATCGAGGAGGTTCCGGTGGATCGTCCCCGTCTAGCTTTGGAAGCTGCCTATCGGGACATGTTTGAAAGCTATGAAGTGTTAGGTGCGTTCGACGAGAAAGAGAAAGCTGACCTGAGTGATGACTACCGAAAAACGCTTGGCGAAACGCTCTTTCTTTGCCGTCATGCTTTCCAGATCGCACAGGCGGAAAAGGACCAAACCAAAGTCAATGAACTGACTTACCTGCTTGCGTATCTTTCTTACACTGCAGGGCAAGTGATCGAAGCAAGCATCTATGGTGAAATGGCGGCTCGATGGGGATCACCCAGAGACGCAGCGACACGTGAGGCTGCGATGATCGCGATCGCCGCTTGCCAGGAAGCCAACGCGTGCCACTGGGGAATTGCCGACAAACTTGGTGAGCTGGATCAACAGAGAATGGTTGCTGAGATCGTTCAACAGCGCTGGCCCGATAACGATCAGCTCGATGCCATTTGGATGCATCTGGCCCAGTCGTATTTCGCGTTCGGGAAGCCGCGGTTGGCAGCCGAGACATTTTTAAAAATCAAAAATGGATCGGACCAGTTTGAGTCGGCGCAGTTGGCAGCCGGGAATGCGTATTGGTCCTATTTTATTGATCAAGCAAGCGCTACAGATCCGGCCCCCAAAGAGATGGTGTCGCTGTTGAAGTTGGCGGAAAAGCATCTTCGCGTTGCGGTCACTTTGATGCAGCAGAAAAAGGGGGCGTCGCCAACGACGAATCTGGTTTCGGCAAAACTTCTGCTCTCGAAAGCGGCAGAACGTCTTGGCAAGGAAGGCGAAGCATTACGCTGGCTCGAGGCGGGGCCGATGGCAGTCACCCGAACGATCACGACAGAATCGAAAAAGAGAAGAGGCAAAGTTCAAATCGACAAAAGGACTGCTGACGCGGTGTTCGATACTTTGTACCGAATCAAAGTTTCTAGCGGAAAATGGAACGAAGCCTACCAGTCGCTCGTCAAACTTGATGCTAAGTCGCATCCCGAAATTGGATCACGATACACGGCGATTGCCAAAGGGCTGATCAAAAACGTGGAACAGACCGGCACTGTCTCGGAAGCCCAGGTGGGGCTGCTCAGGAAACTATTCGACGCGGTGGCGAAGCACGACGCCGAACGATCCGATTCGATGCAAGTTTGGGTCGGGCAATCTTGGGCGACCGTCGGTACGAAAGCGGATTCGGACAAGCTGTCGAATGCTTGTCTGCAGAACGCCGAACGTGCATTTGAAAACGCAATGAATCAACCGGACTTTCCCGAGTCGTCTCGATTGACGGTAACGTTGCTGCGAGCGGATTTGTTTCAGCGATCGGGTAACCCCATGGCATCACTGGAAATGATTCGCGAGGTCTTGAAGACTTCACCGAACGCAGTCACGCTGCAAGTGCGTGCCGCAAAACTGCTGCAAGAAATCGCTTTCGAACAAGACAACGTTGGCGGAATATTGGAAGCCATCAACGGCCCGCCGAAGCTGCCGGCCAATGGCGAATCGTCGCCGATTTGGGGATGGGTCAAAGTATCCAACGTGTTGCATCAACTCAGCTACTCGGACAATGCGACTGACGAGCATAAGACGTTGTCCCACGAGGCAAATTATCATCTGGCTCGGTGCCAATGGTTGTTGGCTAAGCTAACTCAGGATTCTTCGCAGCGTGAGAGCCAATTCAGAAAACTAAAGTCTCAGCTTTCTCGCCGGATAACGCTATCGGGTACTGATCCGGGCCAAGGCGACGTTTGGCAAGTGGGGCTGGAGTCTCTGCTAGAAAAAATCGAATGA